Proteins from one Armatimonadota bacterium genomic window:
- a CDS encoding DUF3006 domain-containing protein, producing MRRRGVVDRIEEEVAVVFLEDGNAAFLPRTVLPPGSMEGSDIELTVRLRTTRERRSGRRIPERSEDGP from the coding sequence GTGAGACGGCGCGGGGTGGTGGACCGCATCGAGGAAGAGGTGGCCGTGGTGTTCCTGGAGGACGGGAACGCTGCCTTCCTGCCCCGGACGGTGCTGCCTCCCGGGAGCATGGAAGGGAGCGACATCGAGCTCACGGTGCGGCTGCGGACGACCCGGGAGCGGAGATCCGGCCGCCGGATCCCGGAGCGGTCCGAGGATGGTCCATGA
- the holA gene encoding DNA polymerase III subunit delta, which produces MSGSAARRVMVLVGEEEWLVEEAVEEAVRRHLPPEVRSLNLDQLDAQETPIEEILVRADTLPFFGGCRVVVVRNVDRLPAPAQERLAAYLESGVPPCVLVLTARTLDRRRRLAAVLQRVAEVRTFDRLEPEALVPLLQRRAQGIRKHLSREAAWALVTLAGRSLRSLLLELEKLAAYTGDRAEIRLEDVREVVVEGGEVSVFELVEAVAWGDASRALQSLHTLAADQNPVALVALLAGHFRALLATGALGPGARPEQVRSALGNRAWLYPRYLDQLRRMRGVNLGVAYQELVEADRQLKSTGLPSRVVLECLVVRLTRNLRGFPTS; this is translated from the coding sequence ATGAGCGGATCCGCCGCGCGCCGGGTGATGGTCCTGGTGGGGGAGGAGGAGTGGCTGGTGGAAGAGGCGGTCGAGGAGGCCGTGCGCCGCCACCTCCCGCCGGAAGTCCGCTCCCTCAACCTGGACCAGCTGGACGCGCAGGAAACTCCCATCGAGGAGATCCTTGTCCGGGCCGACACCCTCCCCTTCTTCGGGGGTTGCCGGGTGGTGGTGGTGCGCAACGTGGATCGCCTCCCCGCTCCTGCGCAGGAACGCCTGGCCGCTTATCTGGAATCCGGCGTGCCGCCCTGCGTGCTCGTGCTTACCGCGCGCACCCTGGATCGGCGCCGTCGCCTGGCCGCGGTTCTTCAAAGGGTGGCGGAGGTACGGACCTTCGATCGGCTGGAGCCGGAGGCGCTGGTGCCCCTGCTCCAGCGACGCGCTCAGGGGATACGCAAGCACCTTTCCCGGGAAGCCGCCTGGGCCTTGGTGACCCTCGCGGGGAGGAGCCTCCGGAGCCTACTGCTGGAGTTGGAGAAGCTGGCCGCATACACGGGGGACCGTGCGGAAATCCGGTTGGAGGACGTGCGGGAGGTGGTCGTAGAGGGAGGCGAGGTCTCCGTCTTCGAACTGGTGGAGGCGGTGGCCTGGGGGGACGCTTCCCGTGCCCTCCAGTCCCTCCACACACTGGCCGCGGACCAGAATCCAGTAGCCCTCGTGGCGCTCCTCGCGGGACACTTCCGGGCCCTGCTCGCTACGGGAGCCCTGGGACCGGGGGCTCGGCCGGAGCAGGTGCGCTCAGCCCTGGGCAACCGCGCCTGGCTGTACCCCCGGTACCTGGACCAGCTCCGTCGGATGCGGGGGGTGAATCTGGGAGTGGCCTACCAGGAGCTGGTGGAGGCGGATCGGCAGCTGAAGAGCACGGGCCTCCCGTCCCGGGTGGTGCTGGAGTGTCTGGTGGTACGGTTGACGCGGAACCTGCGGGGTTTTCCCACCTCATGA
- the rpsT gene encoding 30S ribosomal protein S20 — protein sequence MAKRTPSALKRQRQTLKRTLRNRAWRSRIRTLTKKARELRTPEAVRQAIQAIDKAAAKGIIHRNTAARRKSRLMRALQKTLQAAS from the coding sequence ATGGCCAAGCGCACACCCTCGGCCCTGAAGCGGCAGCGCCAGACCCTCAAACGCACCCTGCGCAACCGGGCATGGAGATCCCGGATCCGGACCCTGACGAAGAAGGCCCGGGAGCTGAGAACCCCCGAAGCTGTGCGGCAGGCGATCCAGGCCATCGACAAGGCCGCCGCGAAGGGCATCATCCATAGGAACACCGCGGCCCGGAGGAAGTCCCGGCTCATGCGGGCGCTCCAGAAGACCCTCCAGGCCGCCTCATGA